A genomic window from Bradyrhizobium lupini includes:
- a CDS encoding penicillin acylase family protein — MNTDLNRVVQKLCGAAICAALLTSTSLAREKPDPLGSARQVKTDVAGLNAPAQILVDVWGIPHIYADNEHDLFFLQGFNAARDRLWQIDLWRKRGLGLLAKDFGPAYAEQDKALRLFLYRGDMNAEWAAYGPKGRTYAEAFVAGVNAYVADVRAGKRPLPIEFRIAGTRPDPWTADDIVRIRSHGLTRNVASEVKRSLVACAAGLDADRFRVKLEPAWTTKIPDGLDPCSVPKAVLAPYDLATRPVAFAAPKDRQAALAHDPDKYLTEADQQRDTIGSNNWVIAASRTATGRPILANDPHREHSVPSLRYIVGLNAPGLSVIGAGEPALPGISIGHNGTIAFGLTIFNVDQEDLYVYELNPENPNQYRYGTGWEDMRIVHEKEQVKGESDRDLELKFTRHGPVIYVDDANKRAFAVRSIWFEPGTSAYFGSSDYMTAKDWNGFLGAMRRWGAPSENQVYADTKGNIGWVAAGKTPRRANYDGLMPVPGDGRYEWQGFLSLDELPKAYQPKQGFLATANQMNLPADYPVSERKVGFEWADSARWQRITEVLKANSKVTLADAMDLQNDDTTMLGRRLVKLLQPLTSDDANVKKGLELLKPWNARDAADSAAAAVFEVWIANHLGPVLLKTTAPKAADLIAPEASSISALVAFLESPDASFGSDPAAARDQILRDSLGAAVADVTAKLGADSSTWRWGRLHVAKFDHALMPLADKATAAQLSVGPLAYGGAANVPRAATYRRTDYQLFAGASFRMVLDVGNWDASRTINTPGQSGDPFSGHYRDLAPLWATGQYVPLLYSRAAVEAAAAEAITLTPR; from the coding sequence ATGAACACGGATCTCAACCGGGTCGTCCAAAAGCTCTGCGGTGCCGCGATCTGCGCCGCGCTGCTCACCTCGACCTCCCTCGCGCGTGAGAAGCCGGACCCGCTCGGAAGCGCGCGTCAGGTCAAGACCGACGTCGCCGGTCTCAATGCTCCCGCGCAGATTCTGGTCGATGTCTGGGGCATCCCCCACATCTATGCAGACAATGAGCACGACCTGTTTTTCCTGCAGGGCTTCAACGCCGCGCGCGACCGGCTCTGGCAGATCGATCTCTGGCGCAAGCGCGGACTTGGTCTGCTGGCTAAGGATTTCGGCCCGGCCTATGCCGAACAGGACAAGGCGCTGCGGCTCTTTCTCTATCGCGGCGATATGAATGCGGAATGGGCGGCTTACGGCCCCAAGGGGAGGACCTATGCGGAGGCATTCGTCGCCGGGGTCAACGCCTATGTCGCCGATGTGCGCGCGGGCAAGCGCCCGCTGCCGATCGAATTCAGGATCGCCGGTACCAGGCCGGATCCGTGGACGGCGGACGACATCGTCCGCATCCGCAGCCACGGCCTGACGCGCAATGTCGCCTCCGAGGTCAAGCGCTCGTTGGTCGCCTGTGCGGCCGGCCTCGATGCCGATCGGTTTCGCGTCAAGCTCGAGCCGGCCTGGACGACGAAGATTCCCGATGGTCTCGATCCCTGCAGCGTGCCGAAGGCGGTGCTGGCGCCTTACGATCTGGCAACGCGTCCGGTCGCCTTTGCCGCGCCGAAAGATCGCCAGGCCGCACTCGCGCACGATCCCGACAAGTACCTCACCGAGGCCGACCAGCAACGCGACACCATCGGCTCCAACAATTGGGTGATCGCGGCGTCGCGGACCGCGACGGGACGGCCGATCCTCGCCAACGATCCGCATCGCGAGCACAGCGTGCCGTCGCTGCGCTACATCGTCGGCCTCAATGCGCCCGGCCTCTCCGTGATCGGTGCGGGCGAGCCGGCGCTGCCCGGCATCTCAATCGGCCACAACGGCACCATCGCCTTCGGTCTCACCATCTTCAACGTCGACCAGGAAGACCTCTACGTCTACGAGCTCAATCCGGAGAATCCCAACCAGTACCGCTATGGCACTGGCTGGGAGGACATGCGCATCGTCCACGAGAAAGAGCAGGTGAAAGGCGAGAGCGATCGCGATCTCGAGCTGAAATTCACCCGGCATGGTCCGGTGATCTATGTCGATGACGCCAACAAGCGCGCCTTCGCCGTGCGCTCGATCTGGTTCGAGCCCGGCACCTCGGCCTATTTCGGCTCCTCCGACTACATGACCGCGAAGGACTGGAACGGATTCCTCGGCGCAATGCGGCGCTGGGGCGCGCCGTCGGAGAATCAGGTCTATGCGGACACCAAGGGCAATATCGGCTGGGTCGCCGCCGGCAAGACGCCGCGGCGCGCCAACTATGATGGCCTGATGCCGGTGCCCGGCGACGGCCGCTACGAATGGCAGGGTTTTCTCTCGCTCGACGAACTGCCCAAGGCCTATCAGCCCAAGCAGGGCTTTCTCGCCACCGCCAACCAGATGAACCTGCCGGCGGATTATCCCGTCAGCGAGCGCAAGGTCGGCTTCGAATGGGCGGACAGTGCGCGCTGGCAGCGTATCACCGAGGTCCTGAAGGCCAACAGCAAGGTGACGCTGGCCGATGCCATGGATCTGCAGAACGACGACACCACGATGCTGGGCCGGCGGCTGGTCAAGCTGTTGCAGCCGCTCACTTCGGACGATGCCAACGTGAAGAAGGGCCTCGAACTGCTCAAGCCGTGGAATGCCCGTGATGCCGCCGACAGTGCCGCTGCTGCGGTGTTCGAGGTCTGGATCGCCAATCATCTTGGACCGGTACTGTTGAAGACCACGGCGCCCAAGGCCGCCGACCTGATCGCGCCCGAGGCGTCGAGCATTTCGGCGCTTGTTGCCTTCTTGGAATCTCCAGACGCGTCGTTTGGCTCCGATCCCGCCGCCGCGCGCGACCAGATCCTGCGCGACAGCCTCGGCGCCGCGGTGGCCGATGTGACGGCCAAGCTCGGGGCCGATTCCTCAACCTGGCGCTGGGGCCGCCTGCACGTCGCAAAATTCGACCATGCTCTGATGCCGCTTGCCGACAAGGCGACGGCCGCTCAGCTCTCGGTCGGTCCGCTGGCCTACGGCGGCGCGGCCAATGTGCCGCGCGCGGCCACCTACCGCCGCACCGATTATCAGCTGTTCGCCGGCGCCTCGTTCCGCATGGTGCTCGACGTCGGCAATTGGGATGCGAGCCGCACCATCAACACGCCGGGCCAGTCGGGCGATCCCTTCAGCGGCCACTATCGCGACCTCGCGCCGCTGTGGGCGACCGGCCAGTATGTGCCGCTGCTCTACAGCCGCGCTGCGGTCGAAGCGGCGGCGGCGGAGGCGATCACGCTGACGCCGCGGTGA
- the glpK gene encoding glycerol kinase GlpK — protein MSFVLAIDQGTTSSRAIVFRGDISIAAKAQAEFPQHFPASGWVEHEPEDIWTSTVTVCRDAIAQAGIGAKDIAAIGITNQRETTVVWDRATGQAVHRAIVWQDRRTADICAKLKADGREPVISQKTGLIIDPYFSGTKAAWILDHVPGARARAARGELMFGTVDCYLLWRLTGGKVHATDATNASRTLLFNIHTGQWDDELLEIIGVPRSMLPEVKDSSARFGESTPDLFGGAIAICGIAGDQQAATIGQACFRPGMMKSTYGTGCFALLNTGTTPVASKNKLLTTIAYQLGGKRTYALEGSIFVAGSAVQWLRDGLGIIKHAAETGPLADQSDSMQSVYLVPAFVGMGAPYWNPRVRGALFGLTRNTGPAELAHAALESVCYQTFDLWAAMRADWPSSEVASVVLRVDGGMTASDWTMQRLADLLDAPVDRPVIQETTALGAAYLAGLQAGVYPEPTKFADNWRLEHRFKPNMSQATRERKLAGWTRAVKGVLASDEGE, from the coding sequence ATGTCTTTCGTCCTCGCCATCGACCAGGGCACCACCTCCTCGCGCGCGATCGTGTTTCGCGGCGACATTTCCATTGCGGCGAAGGCGCAGGCCGAGTTTCCGCAGCATTTCCCCGCCTCGGGTTGGGTCGAGCACGAGCCCGAGGACATCTGGACCTCGACCGTGACGGTCTGCCGCGACGCGATCGCGCAGGCCGGTATCGGCGCAAAGGACATCGCCGCGATCGGCATCACCAACCAGCGCGAGACCACCGTGGTGTGGGACCGCGCCACCGGGCAGGCCGTGCATCGCGCCATCGTCTGGCAGGACCGCCGCACCGCCGACATCTGCGCGAAACTGAAAGCCGACGGCCGCGAGCCCGTGATCTCGCAGAAGACCGGCCTGATCATCGATCCCTATTTCTCCGGCACCAAGGCCGCCTGGATTCTCGACCACGTCCCCGGCGCACGGGCGCGCGCTGCCCGCGGCGAGCTGATGTTCGGCACCGTCGATTGCTATCTGCTGTGGCGTCTCACCGGCGGCAAGGTCCACGCCACCGACGCCACCAACGCCTCGCGCACGCTGCTGTTCAACATCCACACCGGCCAGTGGGACGACGAACTGCTCGAGATCATCGGCGTGCCGCGCTCGATGCTGCCCGAGGTGAAGGATTCCTCCGCCCGTTTCGGCGAGAGCACGCCGGATTTGTTCGGCGGCGCCATTGCGATCTGCGGCATCGCCGGCGACCAGCAGGCCGCGACCATCGGCCAGGCCTGCTTCCGTCCGGGGATGATGAAATCGACTTACGGCACCGGCTGCTTCGCCCTGCTCAACACCGGCACCACGCCCGTGGCCTCGAAGAACAAGCTGCTCACCACCATCGCCTACCAGCTCGGGGGCAAGCGCACCTATGCGCTCGAAGGCTCGATCTTCGTCGCAGGTTCGGCAGTGCAGTGGCTGCGCGACGGCCTCGGCATCATCAAGCATGCCGCCGAGACCGGACCTCTCGCCGATCAGTCGGACTCCATGCAGAGCGTCTATCTCGTCCCGGCCTTCGTCGGCATGGGCGCGCCGTACTGGAATCCGCGCGTGCGCGGCGCCCTGTTCGGCCTCACCCGCAACACCGGCCCGGCCGAGCTTGCCCACGCCGCCCTGGAAAGCGTCTGCTACCAGACCTTTGATCTCTGGGCCGCAATGCGCGCCGACTGGCCGAGCTCGGAGGTGGCAAGCGTCGTGCTCCGCGTCGATGGCGGCATGACCGCATCCGACTGGACCATGCAGCGCCTCGCCGACCTGCTCGATGCGCCGGTCGATCGCCCCGTGATCCAGGAGACGACGGCACTGGGCGCCGCCTATCTTGCCGGCCTCCAGGCTGGCGTCTATCCCGAGCCGACCAAATTCGCCGACAACTGGCGCCTCGAGCACCGCTTCAAGCCCAACATGAGCCAGGCGACGCGCGAGCGGAAGCTCGCGGGATGGACAAGGGCGGTGAAGGGCGTGCTCGCGAGCGACGAGGGCGAATAA